A genome region from Calypte anna isolate BGI_N300 chromosome 4B, bCalAnn1_v1.p, whole genome shotgun sequence includes the following:
- the SPRY1 gene encoding protein sprouty homolog 1, translating to MEPQSPHGSGGSLAVVIQQPSLDSRQRLDYERESQPTTILSLDQIKAIRGSNEYTEGPSVVKKPGPRTAPRQEKHERTHEIIPINVNNNYEHRPSHVGHVAHQHNTRAPVLSRSTSTGSAASSGSSSSASSEQGLLGRSPPSRPGSGHRSERTVRTQPKQSSLVADDLKGPLKEDPTQHKFICEQCGKCKCGECTAPRALPSCLACNRQCLCSAESMVEYGTCMCLVKGIFYHCSNDDEGDSYADNPCSCSQSHCCSRYLCMGAMSLLLPCLLCYPPAKGCLKLCRGCYDRVHRPGCRCKNSNTVYCKLESCPSRGQGKPS from the coding sequence ATGGAGCCCCAAAGTCCACATGGCAGCGGTGGTTCACTAGCAGTGGTGATTCAACAGCCCTCTTTGGACAGCCGGCAGCGATTGGACTATGAAAGAGAGAGCCAGCCAACCACTATCTTGTCACTGGACCAGATCAAGGCCATCAGGGGTAGCAACGAATACACCGAAGGTCCATCTGTGGTGAAAAAACCCGGGCCGCGGACAGCACCAAGGCAGGAGAAGCATGAAAGGACTCACGAAATCATACCAATTAATGTGAATAATAACTACGAACACAGACCCAGCCACGTGGGGCATGTGGCACATCAGCATAACACGAGGGCTCCCGTCCTGAGCAGATCCACCAGCACGGGGAGCGCCGCCAGCTccgggagcagcagcagcgcgTCCtctgagcaggggctgctggggcgGTCGCCCCCGTCCCGGCCGGGCTCCGGCCACAGGTCCGAGCGGACAGTCCGGACGCAGCCCAAGCAGTCGTCCCTGGTTGCAGATGATCTGAAGGGTCCTTTGAAAGAGGACCCGACGCAGCACAAGTTCATCTGTGAACAGTGTGGGAAGTGCAAGTGCGGGGAGTGCACGGCCCCGCGGGCGCTGCCCTCCTGCCTGGCCTGCAACCGGCAGTGCCTCTGCTCGGCGGAGAGCATGGTGGAGTACGGCACCTGCATGTGCTTGGTCAAAGGGATCTTCTACCACTGCTCCAACGACGATGAAGGGGACTCTTACGCGGAtaatccctgctcctgctcccagtcACACTGCTGTTCTAGGTACCTGTGCATGGGAGCCATGTCCTTGCTTCTGCCTTGCCTGCTCTGCTACCCTCCTGCCAAGGGATGCCTGAAGCTCTGCCGGGGCTGTTACGACCGCGTCCATCGTCCGGGCTGCAGGTGTAAGAACTCAAACACGGTCTATTGTAAACTGGAGAGCTGCCCCTCCCGGGGTCAGGGCAAGCCCTCATGA